The Candidatus Bathyarchaeia archaeon genome has a segment encoding these proteins:
- a CDS encoding DUF488 domain-containing protein has translation MRIYTIGYGGRNIEDFINALKKHGVTMIVDVRRFPKSKNSSFNGESLKRILEENEIKYVFLGESLGGFVKGGYEKYMETQSFREGIEALLSVVRGEVAALMCMEKNVKHCHRRFISKHLENLGIEVVHI, from the coding sequence ATGAGAATTTACACCATAGGCTATGGGGGAAGAAATATTGAAGACTTTATCAATGCTCTAAAGAAGCATGGGGTTACCATGATAGTTGATGTTAGACGTTTTCCTAAGAGTAAAAACTCATCGTTTAATGGAGAATCGCTTAAAAGGATTCTTGAAGAAAATGAGATAAAATACGTCTTTTTGGGTGAAAGCCTAGGGGGCTTCGTTAAGGGGGGATATGAAAAATATATGGAGACTCAAAGTTTTAGGGAGGGTATTGAGGCTCTTCTCAGCGTTGTTAGAGGTGAAGTTGCCGCCTTAATGTGCATGGAGAAGAACGTTAAGCACTGTCATAGGCGCTTCATATCCAAGCACCTAGAGAATTTAGGTATAGAGGTCGTACATATTTAG
- a CDS encoding ribose-phosphate pyrophosphokinase yields the protein MKIVGGPSSLGLARKISESLNVPLANVKTKRFPDGEFYFKFEENISGENLLIIQSLCPPQDMHLMELFLILHTARDLGAETIKVFAPYLAYSRQDERFLEGECLSASMVAEIIERLGADALYTIDVHNENVLKMYGIPVYNLTASGELAKYFAKKDLKDPIVVAPDDEDLAKRRAKYAAKLLNAEWDALEKRRDRHTGEIVTFSKDLRVSGRDAIVIDDIISTGKTAANAVKILKEQGARRVFVGASHVLLLKDSIKTIMERGAEEVVGTDSIENEYAKVSVAPTFIKALKGEIEQI from the coding sequence TTGAAGATCGTAGGTGGGCCAAGTTCGCTGGGTTTAGCTCGAAAGATAAGTGAGTCTTTAAACGTCCCGTTAGCTAACGTTAAAACGAAGCGTTTTCCAGATGGAGAGTTCTACTTTAAGTTTGAGGAAAATATCTCTGGAGAAAACCTTTTAATTATTCAGAGCCTGTGTCCGCCTCAAGACATGCATCTCATGGAACTCTTTTTAATTCTCCATACTGCAAGGGATTTAGGCGCAGAAACCATAAAGGTTTTCGCGCCATACCTCGCTTATAGCCGGCAAGACGAGCGATTTCTAGAGGGCGAATGTTTAAGCGCATCTATGGTAGCTGAAATAATTGAGCGCCTAGGCGCAGATGCTCTCTACACCATCGACGTACACAACGAGAATGTTTTAAAAATGTATGGGATCCCAGTATATAATTTGACTGCCTCAGGGGAACTGGCAAAATACTTCGCAAAAAAAGACTTAAAAGATCCGATCGTAGTCGCGCCGGACGACGAGGACTTAGCAAAGAGAAGAGCCAAGTATGCTGCTAAACTACTCAACGCTGAATGGGACGCTTTAGAAAAGAGGAGAGACCGCCACACCGGGGAGATAGTTACGTTTTCGAAGGATCTGAGGGTTAGTGGGAGAGACGCGATAGTGATCGACGACATTATAAGCACTGGTAAAACGGCGGCGAACGCCGTAAAGATACTTAAGGAGCAGGGCGCTAGGAGGGTATTCGTGGGCGCGTCGCATGTCCTACTTCTTAAGGATTCCATAAAAACTATAATGGAGCGCGGCGCTGAGGAAGTCGTGGGGACGGATAGCATAGAGAACGAATACGCGAAGGTTTCCGTGGCACCAACATTTATAAAAGCATTGAAGGGAGAAATAGAGCAGATCTAG
- a CDS encoding DNA polymerase II large subunit: MEAECKISEEYREYFLNLSKSLEEIYEIARKARAKGIDPKSYPEIEMASDLASLVEGFIGLHGIAERIRELLKIMSRERAAFKISEEIVCGKFGHLSDEKAADLAIRTALAILTEGVTAAVYSEGIAKVAIKTNTDGSRYLAIYFAGPIRSAGGTEAALTPVIADFVRQLLSLDRYKPTREEIERFIEELRLYEREVGRFQYSVSDEQLRFALERVPVEITGTPSDPVEVSSHRNLPRVETNRVRGGALRVVNDGIIGRASKVLAVVEDLGIKGWEWLREIKEIVNKEKGKSSAGFMEEVPAGRPILCFPSRRGGFRLRYGRSRNTGLSAVGVHPLTMTILQNFLAGGTQLKVETPGKSGIVMPVDYIEPPIVKLRGGSVVKVSYENVDLVKSDAEKILFLGDILISFGDFLYNNKALLPSGYCEEFWREDLRKSIVEGFNGSVEEAALKAGISPSSLKSYLGDPFNNKPSVQEAILLSRMLGVPFHPSYTYFWSSINVEALRKVRAWLLSSNIRREGELIVEIRGGYDSKVKAALEDICIPHKVIGKSIIIEGCDAHAFATSLGLDNSQSEVSENLSVLENLSRLSGLTFRDKAGSFIGARVGRPEKAKEREMKPPVHVLFPVGLSGGAQRDLMKAYEKGAIRVEIISRICPRCQTVTFKRICSNCGSETNLRFICPKCGREIEKEECPVCGVEARSFCHQIISIRDLIDEACRRVGYRPEQVKGVRGLTNKTKIPEPIEKGILRAKYGLSVYKDGTVRFDATNAPLTHFKPSEIGVSVEKLRELGYTHDYLGDPLKDPDQICELKVQDVVIPWKSAEYLVAITKFIDELLEKVYGLPPFYGIDRPQDLVGQLIIGLAPHTCAGVLGRVIGFTKLNVCFAHPFWHSAKRRDCDGDEDSIMIALDALLNFSREYLPDQIGGIMDSPLFIIRIVMPEDVQRQAHEFDVADKYPLEFYEETIKCRPARDLLPIIDIVKHRFNSESRLQGFMFTVPTSNIESGNRESVYKTLKRMSDKLNAQLGLAEKIKAVDAHIVAEIVLNTHFIRDISGNLRAFATQSFRCKRCNKRFRRIPLKGVCLECGGELTLTVHRGTIEKYLEDAWRLVKKYGMSEYYAQRLTLIEEEINSLFESGRSVRQSNLSKFLAGA, from the coding sequence GAAGGGGTCACGGCAGCCGTCTACTCCGAAGGCATAGCTAAAGTGGCGATAAAGACGAATACTGATGGATCAAGATACTTAGCCATATACTTCGCTGGGCCGATACGCTCAGCTGGCGGAACCGAGGCGGCTCTGACACCGGTCATCGCGGACTTTGTTCGTCAGCTGCTAAGCTTGGATCGCTACAAGCCAACTAGAGAGGAGATAGAGCGCTTCATCGAGGAGCTGAGGCTCTATGAGCGGGAGGTTGGGCGCTTCCAATACAGCGTTTCAGATGAACAGTTAAGGTTTGCGCTTGAGCGAGTTCCGGTTGAGATTACTGGAACGCCCTCTGACCCTGTTGAGGTATCGTCGCATCGCAATCTGCCGCGCGTAGAGACTAATCGAGTCCGCGGCGGGGCGCTTAGAGTTGTGAATGATGGCATTATTGGGAGGGCTTCAAAAGTCTTAGCTGTCGTTGAGGATCTTGGAATCAAAGGCTGGGAGTGGCTTAGAGAAATTAAGGAGATTGTTAATAAGGAGAAGGGTAAATCTTCAGCCGGCTTCATGGAGGAGGTTCCGGCCGGGAGACCAATATTATGTTTCCCGTCGAGGAGAGGGGGTTTTAGGCTTCGGTATGGTAGGTCGAGAAACACTGGGCTTTCAGCGGTCGGGGTTCATCCGCTGACCATGACGATCCTACAGAATTTCTTAGCTGGTGGAACACAGCTAAAGGTTGAAACCCCTGGCAAATCTGGTATTGTAATGCCCGTAGACTACATTGAGCCTCCGATTGTTAAGTTGAGGGGCGGGTCTGTGGTTAAAGTCTCCTATGAGAACGTAGATCTAGTTAAGAGTGATGCTGAAAAAATCCTCTTTTTGGGCGACATCCTCATAAGTTTCGGCGATTTCCTGTATAATAATAAGGCTCTTCTACCTTCCGGATACTGCGAAGAATTCTGGCGGGAGGATCTTAGGAAATCTATCGTTGAGGGATTTAACGGCAGCGTTGAGGAGGCTGCTTTAAAAGCTGGGATTTCACCCTCTTCACTAAAATCTTACTTGGGCGACCCATTCAACAATAAGCCTAGCGTCCAAGAAGCTATCTTGCTGAGCAGAATGCTGGGAGTTCCTTTTCACCCATCTTACACCTACTTTTGGTCTAGCATAAATGTAGAGGCTCTTAGGAAGGTTCGAGCTTGGCTTTTAAGCTCAAACATTAGGCGTGAAGGAGAACTGATAGTTGAGATACGCGGCGGCTATGACTCAAAGGTTAAGGCGGCTCTTGAAGACATATGCATCCCACATAAAGTTATTGGTAAAAGCATTATTATTGAGGGCTGCGACGCACATGCCTTCGCGACCTCACTTGGATTAGATAATAGCCAATCCGAAGTCTCTGAAAACTTATCGGTCCTAGAGAATTTATCGCGTCTCAGCGGCTTAACTTTCAGGGATAAAGCCGGCTCGTTTATAGGGGCTAGGGTTGGGCGGCCGGAGAAAGCCAAGGAGCGAGAAATGAAGCCTCCGGTGCACGTACTGTTTCCCGTCGGTTTAAGTGGTGGGGCGCAGAGAGACTTAATGAAGGCTTATGAGAAGGGTGCGATTAGGGTTGAGATAATCAGCCGGATTTGCCCCAGATGTCAGACCGTAACTTTTAAGAGGATATGTTCGAACTGCGGTTCGGAGACAAATCTCAGGTTTATCTGCCCGAAATGTGGTAGAGAGATCGAAAAGGAAGAATGCCCGGTATGCGGGGTTGAAGCGAGAAGCTTCTGCCACCAAATAATCTCCATTAGAGATCTGATAGATGAAGCCTGCCGGCGGGTTGGCTATAGGCCTGAGCAGGTTAAAGGTGTAAGAGGTTTAACAAATAAAACCAAGATACCTGAGCCAATCGAGAAGGGGATACTGCGAGCCAAATACGGCCTCTCAGTTTATAAGGATGGCACGGTGAGGTTTGACGCAACCAATGCGCCGTTAACCCATTTCAAGCCCTCGGAGATAGGGGTTTCCGTGGAAAAGCTGAGGGAGTTAGGCTACACGCATGATTATTTGGGCGATCCGCTGAAAGATCCGGATCAGATATGTGAGCTTAAAGTTCAAGATGTTGTGATTCCTTGGAAGAGCGCTGAATACCTAGTGGCCATAACAAAATTTATCGATGAGCTCCTCGAGAAGGTTTATGGGCTTCCACCATTCTACGGGATAGATAGGCCCCAGGATTTGGTCGGCCAGCTGATAATAGGTTTAGCGCCACACACATGTGCCGGAGTTTTAGGTAGGGTGATAGGTTTCACGAAGCTTAATGTCTGTTTCGCTCACCCATTCTGGCATTCGGCTAAGCGGAGAGACTGTGATGGTGATGAAGACAGCATAATGATTGCTTTAGATGCCTTATTGAACTTCTCAAGGGAGTATCTTCCAGACCAGATAGGTGGAATAATGGATTCCCCGCTCTTCATAATCCGCATAGTTATGCCGGAAGACGTTCAGAGGCAGGCTCACGAGTTTGATGTTGCGGACAAATATCCTTTAGAGTTTTATGAGGAGACCATTAAATGCCGGCCAGCTAGGGATTTGCTGCCCATAATAGATATAGTTAAGCATAGATTTAACTCTGAATCGCGTCTTCAAGGCTTTATGTTCACTGTGCCAACATCAAACATAGAATCTGGAAACAGGGAGAGCGTATATAAAACCTTAAAACGCATGAGCGATAAACTGAACGCGCAGCTGGGGTTAGCGGAGAAAATTAAGGCTGTCGACGCCCACATTGTCGCGGAAATAGTTTTAAACACCCATTTTATCCGCGACATATCTGGAAACCTAAGAGCCTTCGCAACGCAAAGTTTCCGCTGCAAAAGATGTAATAAACGCTTTAGGAGGATTCCGCTTAAAGGCGTATGCTTGGAATGTGGCGGTGAATTAACGTTAACTGTGCATAGGGGTACGATAGAAAAGTATTTGGAGGATGCTTGGCGCCTAGTCAAAAAGTATGGCATGTCTGAGTATTACGCTCAGCGTTTAACCCTGATTGAGGAGGAGATCAATTCGCTTTTTGAGAGCGGCAGAAGCGTCAGGCAGTCTAACCTATCAAAGTTTCTTGCTGGGGCATAA